One segment of Platichthys flesus chromosome 15, fPlaFle2.1, whole genome shotgun sequence DNA contains the following:
- the fam222ba gene encoding protein FAM222B, which yields MLACLPVPGDLPLQLLPHTQMNTGLQKWDTTQRMRSTPFPTPAELDAYAKKVANHPLTIKIFPNSVKVPQRNHVRRTVNGLDTSGQRYSPYPSSQVIAKTGLLAIIKGPTVKGVLKDFDGSRARLHAEVMNHPTGPYQVASTSTLNHHPPLPNLHVTQHNLTLRQQDPPQALQMPLPQHQGHTQSLRHPPHMAQHPQGPPRLQTMSQHPALGHPQGPPTVMLQQQHLQQQQQQPPLCLQGGRKPPDGDAPPNVTVSTSTIPLSMATGLHPGRQADLSTIVHQINQFCQTRAQGAGATSMCEGQIANPSPISRNLLISACSRVSMHSHPGTPGFPPPNCIICPQEKATTPMGAHLPPGMTAMNHLPSSHTDLKQQHQLQHHLHQQQNQQQQQIQHNTQQQKMLSWNPHQMAHVPHIQNGGTHICKQPSRDPTFHFKGMSYPAEVCVGQPYTLKPPVERPTPSPPVNNNCMPGPMAHYTNGHYFQSHIWNSSILPTPNSDSSGSQDIAMPFHGAGPGGCTTLDCGPPGATHYRLGASSSSTSSSAQTTLIQTADYLGGDFQTPYFCDQNLGLMGKMHRPSLSRVGPEVGDGRTALIQHPGYR from the coding sequence gGGACACCACACAAAGGATGAGATCCACTCCGTTTCCAACCCCTGCAGAATTGGATGCATATGCTAAGAAGGTTGCCAACCACCCCCTCACCATCAAAATATTCCCTAACAGCGTCAAGGTCCCCCAGCGAAACCACGTGCGGCGCACAGTGAACGGGCTGGATACGTCAGGCCAGCGCTACAGCCCTTACCCTTCGTCTCAGGTCATTGCCAAGACAGGCCTCCTTGCAATCATCAAGGGGCCTACAGTCAAAGGCGTCCTAAAAGATTTTGACGGCAGCCGGGCACGCTTACACGCTGAAGTCATGAACCATCCCACTGGACCCTACCAAGTGGCTTCGACCAGCACTTTAAATCACCACCCACCTCTGCCGAACCTTCACGTGACTCAGCATAACTTAACCCTTCGACAACAGGACCCACCTCAGGCTCTACAGATGCCCCTTCCTCAGCACCAGGGTCACACCCAGAGCCTCAGACACCCTCCCCATATGGCCCAGCACCCTCAGGGCCCACCTAGACTTCAGACTATGTCTCAGCACCCAGCTCTTGGCCATCCCCAGGGGCCCCCTACTGTCatgcttcagcagcagcaccttcagcagcagcagcagcagccgccacTTTGTCTGCAGGGGGGCAGAAAGCCACCAGATGGCGATGCACCTCCTAATGTTACAGTCTCTACCTCAACCATTCCACTCTCAATGGCTACTGGGCTGCACCCGGGCCGCCAGGCCGACCTGAGCACCATTGTGCATCAGATCAACCAGTTCTGCCAAACTCGAGCCCAAGGTGCAGGAGCAACCTCCATGTGCGAGGGCCAGATCGCCAACCCCAGCCCTATTAGTAGGAACCTGCTTATCAGCGCCTGCTCCAGGGTCTCGATGCACAGCCACCCTGGCACCCCTGGCTTCCCCCCACCCAACTGCATTATTTGCCCTCAAGAGAAAGCCACAACCCCAATGGGAGCTCATCTTCCACCCGGCATGACTGCTATGAACCACTTGCCTTCCAGCCACACTGATCTCAAGCAGCAGCACCAACTGCAGCATCATCTGCATCAACAACAGaatcagcagcaacaacagatACAACataacacacagcagcagaagatgcTCTCTTGGAATCCGCACCAGATGGCTCATGTACCCCACATTCAAAATGGTGGGACCCACATCTGCAAGCAGCCTTCAAGGGACCCCACCTTCCATTTTAAGGGCATGAGCTACCCCGCAGAAGTGTGTGTAGGTCAGCCTTACACACTGAAGCCTCCTGTAGAGAGGcccaccccctctcccccaGTCAATAACAACTGCATGCCTGGTCCCATGGCTCACTACACTAATGGTCATTACTTCCAGTCTCACATTTGGAACAGCAGCATCCTTCCCACACCCAACAGTGACAGCTCCGGGTCTCAGGACATAGCCATGCCATTCCATGGTGCAGGCCCAGGGGGTTGCACCACACTAGACTGTGGGCCCCCTGGGGCCACCCATTATAGGCTAGGAgcgagctcctcctccacctcttcctctgcccAGACTACTCTGATACAAACAGCAGATTACTTGGGTGGGGACTTCCAGACGCCCTATTTCTGCGATCAGAATCTAGGGTTGATGGGCAAGATGCACAGGCCTTCTCTGAGCAGGGTAGGTCCAGAGGTTGGGGATGGCAGAACCGCTCTCATCCAGCACCCAGGGTACAGATAA